Proteins found in one Nocardia brasiliensis ATCC 700358 genomic segment:
- a CDS encoding CoA-acylating methylmalonate-semialdehyde dehydrogenase, with translation MVRELTHFIGGQHVAGTSGKFGDVYDPNLGQVQARVPLASKDEVAAVVANAEAAQRVWAAFNPQKRARVLMKFLTLVQDDMDNLAALLSSEHGKTIADAKGDIQRGLEVIEFATGIPHLLKGEYTESAGTGIDVYSMRQPLGVVAGITPFNFPAMIPLWKAGPALATGNAFVLKPSERDPSVPLRLAELFLEAGLPAGVFNVVNGDKEAVDALLHDPRIKAVGFVGSTPIAQYIYETATANGKRAQCFGGAKNHAIVMPDADLDDVADQLIGAGYGSAGERCMAISVAVPVGQETADRLLAKLTERVHKLNIGRSDDPGADYGPLVGKDGVDRVNNYVQIGIDEGAELVVDGRGVTVPGAEDGYFVGATLFDNVTPEMRIYKEEIFGPVLSVVRAKDYEEGLRLANEHEYGNGVAIFTRDGDTARDFAARVQVGMVGINVPIPVPIAYYTFGGWKRSGFGDLNQHGPDSIRFYTKTKTVTQRWPSGLKESNAFVIPTMD, from the coding sequence ATGGTTCGCGAACTCACTCACTTCATCGGCGGGCAACACGTAGCGGGCACCTCCGGCAAGTTCGGCGATGTCTACGATCCGAACCTCGGCCAGGTGCAGGCCAGGGTGCCGCTGGCGAGCAAGGACGAGGTCGCCGCGGTCGTCGCGAACGCCGAAGCGGCGCAACGGGTGTGGGCCGCGTTCAATCCGCAGAAGCGGGCCAGGGTGCTGATGAAGTTCCTGACCCTGGTGCAGGACGACATGGACAACCTGGCCGCGCTGCTCTCCTCCGAGCACGGCAAGACCATCGCCGACGCGAAGGGCGACATCCAGCGCGGTCTCGAGGTCATCGAGTTCGCGACCGGCATCCCGCACCTGCTCAAGGGCGAGTACACCGAGAGCGCGGGCACCGGCATCGACGTCTACTCGATGCGCCAGCCGCTCGGCGTCGTCGCGGGCATCACCCCGTTCAACTTCCCGGCGATGATCCCGCTGTGGAAGGCGGGCCCGGCGCTGGCCACCGGCAATGCGTTCGTGCTCAAGCCCTCCGAGCGCGACCCCTCGGTGCCGCTGCGGCTGGCCGAGCTGTTCCTCGAGGCGGGGCTGCCCGCGGGTGTGTTCAACGTCGTCAACGGCGACAAGGAGGCGGTCGACGCGCTGCTGCACGATCCGCGGATCAAGGCCGTCGGCTTCGTCGGCTCCACGCCCATCGCCCAGTACATCTACGAGACCGCGACCGCGAACGGCAAGCGCGCCCAGTGTTTCGGCGGCGCGAAGAACCACGCGATCGTCATGCCGGACGCCGACCTCGACGATGTCGCGGACCAATTGATCGGTGCCGGTTACGGTTCCGCGGGCGAGCGCTGCATGGCCATCTCGGTCGCGGTGCCGGTCGGGCAGGAGACCGCGGATCGCTTGCTCGCCAAGCTGACCGAGCGGGTGCACAAGCTCAACATCGGGCGTTCCGACGATCCGGGCGCCGACTACGGCCCGCTGGTCGGCAAGGACGGCGTGGACCGGGTGAACAACTACGTCCAGATCGGCATCGATGAGGGGGCCGAGCTGGTGGTCGACGGGCGCGGCGTGACCGTGCCGGGCGCCGAGGACGGTTACTTCGTCGGCGCCACGCTGTTCGACAACGTGACCCCGGAGATGCGGATCTACAAAGAAGAGATCTTCGGTCCGGTGCTGAGCGTGGTGCGGGCCAAGGACTACGAAGAGGGCCTGCGGCTGGCCAACGAGCACGAATACGGCAACGGAGTCGCGATTTTCACCCGCGACGGCGATACCGCCCGCGATTTCGCCGCCCGCGTGCAGGTCGGCATGGTCGGCATCAACGTGCCGATCCCGGTGCCGATCGCGTACTACACCTTCGGCGGTTGGAAGCGGTCCGGATTCGGCGATCTGAACCAGCACGGCCCGGACTCGATCCGCTTCTACACCAAGACCAAGACCGTCACGCAGCGCTGGCCTTCGGGTTTGAAGGAGAGCAACGCCTTCGTGATCCCCACGATGGACTGA
- the icmF gene encoding fused isobutyryl-CoA mutase/GTPase IcmF, producing MAESSALHTPIHPVRFVTSAALFDGHDAAINIMRRILQSQGAEVIHLGHNRSVREVVDAVLTEDVQGVAVSSYQGGHVEYFEYLADALKKAGAEHVRIFGGGGGVIVAQEIARLAESGVTIFSPEDGQRLGLPGMINRLIHACDIDLAGTPPMLDAVLTGERAALARAITCIQQGVLPEHDQLALRQAATARTVPVLGITGTGGSGKSSLTDELVRRLRTDQQDKLRVAILAVDPTRRRGGGALLGDRIRMNALDGDHIFFRSLATRGGRELPDHIELIVTACKAAGYDLVVLETPGIGQGDAAVTEQVDVSMYVMTPEFGAASQLEKIDMLDYADVVAINKFERRGAADALRDVSRQLIRNRADFSASPEDMPVFGTSAATFNDDGVTALYQHLTGLLTEHGLQLDPGVLPKVDTRTSTRFAQIIPPARVRYLAEIAETVRGYHARTATQIVAAQRVQRLDQVAAELPDDLAVADLAATARSELTPDNAALLTEWPALAESYRGAEQVVRIRDREIHTPLRRETLSGNSIPRVALPRYTDHGELLRFLRAEHLPGHFPFTAGVFPFKRDNEDPARMFAGEGDPFRTNRRFKVLSEYADAKRLSTAFDSVTLYGHDPAERPDIYGKVGTSGVSIASLDDMQALYDGFDLTAPTTSVSMTINGPAPTILAYFLNTAIDQALERFSADNGRPPSEQEAAGIRAETLATVRGTVQADILKEDQGQNTCIFSTEFSLRMMADIQEWFVRNNVRNFYSVSISGYHIAEAGANPISQLAFTLANGFTYVEAYLARGMAIDDFAPNLSFFFSNGMDPEYSVIGRVARRIWAITMRDRYGANDRAQKLKYHVQTSGRSLHAQEMSFNDIRTTLQALIAIYDNCNSLHTNAYDEAVTTPTEESVRRALAIQLIINREWGVAMNENPLQGSFLIDELTDLVEEAVLAEFDRISERGGVLGAMETGYQRGKIQDESIRYEHRKHDGSLPIVGVNTFRNPHGEPHHEIELARGTEQEKQSQLQRVRDFQHRHRDAAHAALARLDAVARTDDNIFEVLMDAARVCTLQQITDAFFTVGGQYRRNV from the coding sequence GTGGCCGAGAGCAGCGCACTGCATACGCCGATCCACCCCGTCCGCTTCGTGACCTCGGCAGCCCTGTTCGACGGGCACGACGCGGCGATCAACATCATGCGCCGGATCCTGCAGTCGCAAGGCGCGGAGGTGATCCACCTCGGGCACAATCGCTCGGTCCGTGAAGTCGTCGACGCGGTGCTCACCGAGGACGTGCAAGGCGTCGCGGTGAGTTCCTATCAGGGCGGGCACGTCGAATATTTCGAATACCTCGCCGACGCGCTGAAAAAGGCAGGGGCGGAACACGTTCGCATATTCGGCGGGGGCGGCGGCGTGATCGTCGCGCAGGAAATCGCGCGGCTCGCCGAATCCGGCGTGACCATCTTTTCCCCCGAGGACGGCCAGCGACTCGGGCTGCCCGGCATGATCAATCGGCTGATCCACGCCTGCGATATCGATCTCGCCGGCACGCCGCCGATGCTGGACGCGGTGCTCACCGGCGAACGCGCGGCACTGGCCCGCGCCATCACCTGTATCCAGCAGGGTGTTCTGCCGGAGCACGATCAGCTCGCGTTGCGGCAGGCAGCCACCGCGCGCACCGTGCCGGTACTCGGTATCACCGGCACCGGCGGCTCCGGAAAGTCCTCGCTCACCGACGAATTGGTGCGCCGGCTGCGCACCGACCAACAGGACAAATTGCGCGTCGCGATTCTCGCGGTGGATCCGACCCGGCGCCGCGGCGGCGGCGCGCTGCTCGGCGACCGCATCCGGATGAACGCCTTGGACGGCGATCACATCTTCTTCCGCTCGCTGGCCACCAGGGGCGGTCGCGAGCTGCCGGATCACATCGAACTCATCGTGACCGCCTGCAAGGCAGCAGGTTACGACCTGGTCGTCCTGGAGACCCCCGGTATCGGACAGGGCGACGCCGCGGTCACCGAGCAGGTCGATGTGTCCATGTACGTCATGACACCGGAATTCGGCGCCGCCTCCCAGCTGGAGAAGATCGACATGCTGGACTACGCGGACGTGGTGGCGATCAACAAGTTCGAGCGGCGCGGAGCCGCCGACGCGCTCCGGGACGTGTCGCGTCAGCTCATCCGCAACCGGGCGGACTTCAGCGCCTCGCCCGAGGACATGCCCGTCTTCGGCACCAGCGCGGCCACTTTCAACGATGACGGAGTCACCGCGCTGTACCAGCACCTGACCGGCCTGCTCACCGAGCACGGTCTGCAGCTCGATCCCGGGGTGCTACCCAAGGTCGACACCCGCACCTCGACCCGGTTCGCCCAGATCATTCCGCCCGCCAGGGTGCGCTACCTGGCCGAGATCGCCGAAACGGTGCGCGGCTATCACGCCCGGACCGCCACGCAGATCGTCGCGGCCCAGCGGGTGCAGCGCCTGGACCAGGTCGCCGCGGAACTGCCGGACGATCTCGCCGTCGCCGACCTCGCCGCCACCGCCCGCTCCGAGCTGACCCCGGACAACGCCGCCCTGCTGACCGAGTGGCCCGCCCTGGCCGAATCCTATCGGGGTGCGGAGCAGGTGGTGCGCATCCGCGACCGCGAGATCCACACGCCGTTGCGCCGGGAAACACTGTCCGGCAACTCGATTCCGCGCGTCGCGCTGCCGCGCTACACCGACCACGGTGAGCTGCTGCGCTTCCTGCGCGCCGAGCACCTGCCCGGGCACTTCCCGTTCACCGCGGGTGTCTTCCCGTTCAAGCGGGACAACGAGGACCCGGCCCGGATGTTCGCCGGGGAAGGCGATCCGTTCCGCACCAACCGCCGTTTCAAGGTGCTGAGCGAATACGCCGACGCGAAAAGGCTGTCCACCGCGTTCGATTCGGTGACACTGTACGGTCACGATCCTGCCGAGCGTCCCGATATCTACGGCAAGGTCGGCACCTCGGGCGTCTCCATCGCCTCGCTCGACGATATGCAAGCCCTCTACGACGGCTTCGACCTGACCGCGCCGACCACCTCGGTGTCGATGACCATCAACGGACCCGCACCGACCATTCTGGCGTACTTCCTGAATACCGCGATCGACCAAGCGCTGGAACGCTTCTCGGCGGACAACGGGCGTCCGCCGTCCGAACAGGAAGCCGCCGGCATCCGGGCCGAGACCTTGGCGACGGTCCGCGGGACCGTGCAGGCCGACATCCTGAAAGAGGACCAGGGCCAGAACACCTGCATCTTCTCCACCGAATTCAGTCTGCGCATGATGGCCGATATCCAGGAATGGTTCGTGCGCAACAATGTCCGCAACTTCTACTCGGTGTCGATCTCCGGATATCACATCGCGGAGGCCGGTGCGAACCCGATCAGCCAGCTCGCGTTCACCCTCGCCAACGGATTCACCTACGTGGAGGCGTATCTCGCGCGGGGCATGGCGATCGACGACTTCGCGCCGAACCTGTCGTTCTTCTTCTCCAACGGCATGGATCCCGAGTATTCGGTGATCGGCCGGGTCGCCCGGCGCATCTGGGCGATCACCATGCGCGATCGCTACGGCGCCAACGACCGTGCCCAGAAGCTCAAGTACCACGTACAGACCTCGGGCCGCTCACTGCACGCGCAGGAGATGAGCTTCAACGACATTCGCACCACCCTGCAGGCGCTGATCGCCATCTACGACAACTGCAACAGCCTGCACACCAACGCCTACGACGAGGCGGTGACCACGCCCACCGAGGAATCGGTGCGCCGCGCGCTGGCCATCCAGCTGATCATCAACCGCGAGTGGGGCGTGGCGATGAACGAGAATCCGCTGCAGGGCAGCTTTCTCATCGACGAACTCACCGACCTGGTCGAGGAGGCCGTGCTGGCCGAGTTCGACCGGATCAGCGAGCGCGGCGGGGTGCTCGGCGCAATGGAGACCGGCTACCAGCGCGGCAAGATCCAGGACGAGTCGATTCGCTACGAGCATCGCAAGCACGACGGCTCGTTGCCGATCGTCGGCGTGAACACCTTCCGCAACCCGCACGGCGAACCGCACCACGAGATCGAATTGGCGCGCGGCACCGAGCAGGAGAAGCAGTCCCAGCTACAGCGGGTCCGCGACTTCCAGCACCGGCACCGCGACGCCGCCCATGCCGCCCTCGCCCGCCTCGACGCGGTCGCCCGCACCGACGACAACATCTTCGAGGTGCTGATGGACGCCGCCCGTGTCTGCACCCTGCAACAGATCACCGACGCGTTCTTCACCGTCGGCGGCCAGTACCGCCGCAACGTGTGA
- a CDS encoding flavin-containing monooxygenase, whose protein sequence is MPDNGIEHEVIIVGAGFSGIGAAIKLREAGFDDFLIVDDADGVGGTWHWNTYPGIAVDIPSFSYQFSFEQRASWSRTYAPGRELKAYAESCVDKYGLRSRIRFGTTITEAEFDADGCRWRLRTETGDELTARFVISATGVLTRPKLPEIPGVDAFAGVTMHTSRWDHGQDLRGKRVAIIGTGASAVQVIPETAPQVEQLVVFQRTPIWCLPRLDLPLPKPVQWALRVPGARSLTRLISQTYVEVTFPIAAHYHKNLPTAAIGERAGLAHLRSQVKDPVTREKLTPRYALGCKRPSFSNDYLATFNRANVVLETDPIEAITGTGVRTASGTEYPVDILVLATGFKVMESGNMPTYRLRGIDGLDLEKWWDENRLQAYEGVSVPGFPNFFSIIGPYGYNGSSYFALIENQTRHILRCLRHARAGNATVVEVTREANDRFFQEMLDRRGGQVFWQDSCAVANSYYFDKHGDVPLRPSTTVEAAWRSGHFDLSDYRFANSA, encoded by the coding sequence ATGCCCGACAACGGGATCGAGCACGAGGTGATCATCGTCGGCGCCGGATTCTCCGGCATCGGCGCGGCGATCAAGCTACGCGAGGCCGGCTTCGACGATTTCCTGATCGTCGACGATGCGGACGGTGTCGGTGGCACCTGGCACTGGAACACCTATCCCGGTATCGCCGTGGACATTCCGTCGTTCAGCTACCAGTTCTCGTTCGAGCAGCGCGCCAGCTGGTCCCGAACCTACGCGCCGGGCCGGGAATTGAAGGCCTACGCCGAATCGTGCGTGGACAAATACGGGCTGCGGTCCCGAATCCGGTTCGGCACCACCATCACCGAGGCCGAGTTCGATGCGGACGGGTGCCGGTGGCGACTGCGCACCGAAACCGGTGACGAGCTGACCGCACGATTCGTCATCAGCGCCACGGGCGTGCTCACCCGCCCGAAACTGCCCGAGATCCCCGGCGTCGACGCGTTCGCCGGCGTCACCATGCACACCTCACGCTGGGATCACGGGCAGGATCTGCGTGGTAAGCGGGTCGCGATCATCGGCACGGGAGCCTCTGCGGTGCAGGTGATTCCGGAAACCGCACCGCAGGTCGAGCAGCTCGTCGTGTTCCAGCGCACGCCGATCTGGTGCCTGCCCCGGCTCGATCTCCCGCTGCCCAAGCCGGTGCAGTGGGCCCTGCGGGTGCCGGGCGCCCGCTCGCTGACCCGGCTGATCAGCCAGACCTACGTCGAGGTCACCTTCCCCATCGCCGCGCATTATCACAAGAATCTGCCCACGGCCGCGATCGGCGAGCGGGCCGGTCTCGCGCACCTGCGCAGCCAGGTGAAAGATCCCGTGACCAGGGAAAAACTCACGCCCCGTTACGCTTTGGGCTGCAAGCGGCCGAGTTTCTCGAACGACTATCTGGCCACGTTCAACCGCGCCAACGTGGTGCTGGAGACCGACCCGATCGAGGCGATCACCGGCACCGGTGTGCGCACGGCGTCGGGTACGGAGTACCCGGTCGACATCCTGGTCCTGGCAACCGGTTTCAAGGTGATGGAATCCGGCAACATGCCGACCTATCGACTGCGCGGTATCGACGGCCTCGACCTGGAGAAGTGGTGGGACGAGAATCGGCTGCAAGCCTACGAGGGCGTGAGCGTGCCCGGGTTCCCGAACTTCTTCTCGATCATCGGCCCGTACGGTTACAACGGTTCGTCCTATTTCGCGCTGATCGAGAACCAGACCAGGCATATTCTGCGCTGCCTGCGCCACGCCCGAGCGGGCAACGCGACGGTGGTCGAGGTGACCCGCGAGGCCAACGACCGCTTCTTCCAGGAGATGCTGGACCGCCGCGGCGGCCAGGTGTTCTGGCAGGACAGCTGCGCGGTCGCGAACAGCTACTACTTCGACAAACACGGCGACGTGCCACTACGCCCGTCGACCACCGTCGAGGCCGCCTGGCGCAGTGGTCATTTCGACCTGTCCGACTACCGCTTCGCCAACTCGGCGTAA
- a CDS encoding helical backbone metal receptor, whose product MSPVRDDLGTVVPLAEPRRVVSLVPSLTEAVARTCPEVIVAATDWCTHPADLDVERVRGTKNPHVRRIVELAPDLVLCNMEENRRIDVDRLRAAGIPVWVTRIETVDEALASLRRLCTVALDAGVPGWLVEAESVWAAPPPVPVRPAVIPIWRNPWMVVGRDTFTGDLARRLGLHLVHADRSERYPRLAEDELTAGVELAVLPDEPYVFTETDGPEAFPGCDVALVEGRSLTWYGPSLATARNTLTTQLAQAFPG is encoded by the coding sequence ATGAGCCCGGTGCGCGACGATCTGGGCACGGTGGTGCCGTTGGCGGAGCCGCGGCGGGTGGTGTCGCTGGTGCCTTCGCTGACCGAGGCGGTGGCCCGCACCTGCCCCGAAGTTATTGTCGCCGCGACGGATTGGTGCACGCATCCGGCCGACCTGGACGTGGAGCGAGTGCGCGGCACCAAGAACCCGCACGTGCGTCGCATCGTCGAGCTGGCCCCGGACCTGGTGCTGTGCAACATGGAGGAGAACCGGCGCATCGACGTCGATCGCCTGCGCGCGGCCGGTATCCCGGTGTGGGTCACGCGGATCGAGACGGTGGACGAGGCGTTGGCCTCGTTGCGCCGGCTCTGCACCGTCGCCCTCGACGCGGGTGTCCCCGGCTGGTTGGTGGAAGCCGAATCCGTCTGGGCGGCACCGCCTCCCGTGCCGGTGCGGCCTGCGGTGATTCCGATCTGGCGCAACCCGTGGATGGTGGTGGGGCGCGACACGTTCACCGGTGACCTCGCCCGCAGGCTCGGCCTGCACCTCGTCCACGCCGACCGCTCCGAGCGCTACCCCCGGCTTGCCGAGGACGAGCTGACCGCCGGTGTCGAGCTCGCGGTGCTGCCCGACGAGCCGTATGTCTTCACCGAAACCGATGGCCCCGAAGCCTTTCCGGGGTGCGACGTGGCCCTGGTCGAAGGACGCAGTCTCACCTGGTACGGCCCCTCGCTCGCCACCGCGCGAAACACCTTGACCACTCAGCTGGCTCAGGCCTTTCCTGGCTGA
- a CDS encoding TetR/AcrR family transcriptional regulator, whose translation MSLRVPARTWGGRTAEERRAERRARLLDAALEIWLESGWAAVTMRGVCQRTALNDRYFYEHFADRDELLGAAWDAVCAEVFADLAAVVAEQVAQPPLTILRAAVTRAVALQSDHDGRARILLADHAGSAVLEQRRKTMLGDATELLIATARPYLAPDTDEVDVRMSTLVCIGGFIELLTAWRTGAMEIDGPRIIEHTCGLGALFASRYLPPEIISAGE comes from the coding sequence ATGAGCTTGCGTGTACCGGCCCGGACCTGGGGCGGGCGCACCGCAGAGGAGCGGCGCGCCGAACGCCGCGCGCGGCTGCTCGACGCGGCCCTGGAGATCTGGCTCGAGAGCGGCTGGGCCGCCGTGACCATGCGCGGCGTGTGTCAGCGCACCGCGCTGAACGACCGCTATTTCTACGAGCACTTCGCCGATCGCGACGAATTGCTCGGCGCCGCATGGGATGCCGTGTGCGCCGAGGTGTTCGCCGACCTCGCCGCGGTCGTCGCGGAGCAGGTGGCGCAGCCGCCGCTGACGATCCTGCGCGCGGCGGTGACGCGGGCGGTGGCCCTGCAGTCCGACCACGACGGGCGCGCGCGCATCCTGCTGGCCGACCACGCGGGCAGCGCCGTGCTCGAGCAGCGCCGCAAGACCATGCTCGGCGACGCGACCGAGCTGCTCATCGCCACCGCGCGGCCGTATCTGGCACCGGACACCGACGAGGTCGACGTCCGGATGAGCACGCTGGTCTGCATCGGCGGTTTCATCGAGCTGCTCACCGCCTGGCGGACCGGAGCGATGGAGATCGACGGCCCCCGCATCATCGAGCACACCTGCGGCCTCGGTGCCCTGTTCGCGAGCCGGTATCTGCCACCGGAGATCATTTCCGCAGGGGAATAA
- a CDS encoding DUF2157 domain-containing protein, whose product MAKARQAALRRLVTDGVLTEAQHAAVVDALAAREQRPPGKVAAEIAAYIGAGLVFGGIALVIGSSWDDLARAGQVAVLFAVSLGLVLGAVAVVGGPARMFGRAEAGSRVRLASALLALAAGSVAGMVGTALDRSSTDAGAWAALAGLVIAVLGYIAVPAVLGMLACGVCSAAVVPGLLGDLAGATDIWVGFGLLVVAGIWFALTGFDVFVETWLGYAIAVAIALVGALVVEADGRPWAFLLSGLVAGVCFGLFARRRSTVLVVGGALAVALAAGQAVTELTDNPLAVAVIVLAIGALVLGGGAFLLTRGPNSEPPAP is encoded by the coding sequence ATGGCGAAAGCCCGGCAGGCGGCCTTGCGAAGGCTGGTCACAGACGGCGTGCTGACCGAAGCCCAGCACGCCGCGGTCGTGGACGCGCTGGCGGCGCGGGAACAGCGGCCGCCGGGCAAGGTGGCGGCCGAGATCGCCGCGTATATCGGCGCCGGGCTGGTGTTCGGTGGGATCGCGTTGGTGATCGGGTCGTCCTGGGACGATCTCGCGCGGGCCGGGCAGGTCGCGGTGCTCTTCGCGGTATCGCTCGGACTGGTGCTCGGCGCCGTGGCCGTGGTCGGCGGTCCCGCGCGGATGTTCGGCCGGGCCGAAGCCGGCTCGCGGGTGCGACTCGCGTCGGCCTTGCTCGCGCTCGCCGCCGGGTCGGTGGCCGGGATGGTCGGGACCGCCTTGGATCGCAGCTCGACCGACGCCGGAGCTTGGGCCGCGCTCGCCGGTCTGGTGATCGCGGTGCTCGGCTATATCGCCGTCCCGGCGGTGCTGGGCATGCTCGCCTGCGGGGTGTGCAGTGCCGCGGTGGTGCCCGGCCTGCTCGGTGATCTGGCGGGCGCCACCGATATCTGGGTCGGGTTCGGCCTGCTCGTCGTGGCGGGAATCTGGTTCGCGCTCACCGGGTTCGACGTCTTCGTCGAAACCTGGCTCGGCTACGCGATCGCGGTGGCGATCGCGTTGGTCGGTGCGTTGGTCGTCGAGGCGGACGGCAGGCCGTGGGCGTTCCTGCTGAGTGGGCTGGTGGCCGGCGTCTGTTTCGGACTGTTCGCGCGGCGGCGCTCGACGGTGCTCGTGGTCGGCGGCGCGCTCGCGGTCGCGCTCGCGGCGGGTCAGGCGGTCACCGAACTGACCGACAACCCGCTGGCCGTCGCGGTGATCGTGCTGGCGATCGGCGCCCTGGTCCTCGGTGGCGGCGCGTTCCTGCTCACCCGCGGCCCGAACTCCGAGCCGCCCGCGCCCTGA